The Micromonospora sp. NBC_00421 DNA window GGTGGACGCTAACCGACCTGACCGGCGGCTCAACTCCCCTAACGGCCCCTAACCGCCCCTAACCGCCCCTAGCCAGCATGTCTTACGGCGCCGTCCGGGCCGGCAGGGCAGTAAGGCTGCGGGGGCGACGCGAGCCGCCTCCGTGCCCGGATCGCCGACCCGCTCCCGGCCACTCGCGGGTGGGCATCGGACGGGCGGGGACCCGACCGGCCGGGCGGGTCGGCCGGTGCCCCTAGCTGCCCCTACGCACCCCTTAGTTCGCGCCGGGTGTCGCGGCCATCGGTGGTAGCCGACGCGATACTGCGGGGACCCGTCGTCCGAACCCCGTCGGGACGCCGACCGACGCCGACCGCTCCGCGAGGTGAACCGTGCCCCACGTGCTCCTGCTCAACGGCCCGAACCTGGGCATCCTCGGTCGGCGGGAGCCGGAGATCTACGGCACCGACACCCTGGCCGACATCGAGCGGGCGGTCGCCGAGGAGGTCGCGCCGCGCGACTGGCAGGTGGCCGCCGAGCAGCACGACTGCGAGGGCGCCCTGATCCGCGCGATCCAGGACAGCTACGACACGGTAGGCGCGATCGTCAATCCCGGCGCGCTGATGATCGCCGGCTGGAGCCTGCGGGACGCGCTGGCCAACTATCCCCGCCCGTGGATGGAGGTCCATCTGTCCAACGTGTGGGCGCGGGAGAGCTTCCGGCACGACTCGGTGCTCGCCCCGCTCGCCAGCGGGGTGATCGTCGGACTCGGCGCGCTGGGCTACCGCCTGGCCGCTCGGGCTCTCGTCGAGACCGTACCCTGATCGTTTCCCTCCACGGCCGTCACCAGCACGGCCGTCGTCCGTTCCGCCCGACCTGAGGACAGTCCCGTGCGTATCCCCATCATCACCCTGACCGTCATCATCGCCTCCGTCCTCATCTCCGTGGCGCTGCCGAAGCTCCTCGGCCAAGGGGAGATGCGGAAGCGGATGGCCCACATCGGCGTCTCGGCCGGCCTCACCCGGACGATCGGCGCGCTGGAGGTCGCCGGCATCGCCGGGCTGCTGCTCGGCCTGCTCTGGTGGCCGTTGGGCGTCGCCGCGGCGGTCGGGCTGACCCTGCTGCTGATCGGGGCGGCCGTCTACCACCTCCGCGCCAAGGACCCCGTTTCGATGGTGGCGGTGCCGGTGGCGTTCGCCCTGGCGGCGGCCGCGCTCGCCGTCCTGCACATCCTCCACAACAACTGACCGTCGACATGACGGGCGGGCCCGACGGCGGCGTCCTGGGGGTCGACGTCGGAGGCACGAAGGTGGCGTTGCGCGCCGAGGCGGCTGGCCGGACCGCGTACCAGTCGACCTTCACCTGGCCGCCCGGCGGCGATCCGGCCGCCGACCTGGCCGCGCTCGACGCGGCGGTGGCCGCGCTGCGCGCCGCCTGGGGACCGGTCAGCGCCGTCGGCGTGGCGATGCCCGCCATCACCGACCGGGACGGGAGGGTCCTGACCTGGCCGGGCCGGCCGAGCTGGGCCGGACTCGACCTCACCGCCGCGCTGCG harbors:
- a CDS encoding type II 3-dehydroquinate dehydratase produces the protein MPHVLLLNGPNLGILGRREPEIYGTDTLADIERAVAEEVAPRDWQVAAEQHDCEGALIRAIQDSYDTVGAIVNPGALMIAGWSLRDALANYPRPWMEVHLSNVWARESFRHDSVLAPLASGVIVGLGALGYRLAARALVETVP
- a CDS encoding DoxX family protein; translated protein: MRIPIITLTVIIASVLISVALPKLLGQGEMRKRMAHIGVSAGLTRTIGALEVAGIAGLLLGLLWWPLGVAAAVGLTLLLIGAAVYHLRAKDPVSMVAVPVAFALAAAALAVLHILHNN